From the genome of Nicotiana tabacum cultivar K326 chromosome 2, ASM71507v2, whole genome shotgun sequence:
TGCTTGCAATAAGATCCGATTCTCTCATTTATAGTCAAAGTgtattttacaaatgaatattacatgtcctctatcattgtgtctctttctatttataaggaaCATGTTCCTAAAAACCCTAATAATACAAGtatagagaatatccactagaatattctcttttatgTCCTATCTTGAAACTAACCGTTATAGCTCTGTCAAAGGtgctcgacctcggcctcaaTCCTTGACGACTCTTCGGCTTCAGCCCTTGCTGACTCTTCAGCTTCAGCTCTTATTGACTCATCGACCACAGACTTCGCCATTTCTTAGATTACTTCGACAAGTGACAACTTGGAACGTTCCACCAATACTATTTTTACTTAAAAATTTTAAagatagattttgacccatacaacaGTTAAAATAGATTGGTTCTCTTTGATATAATCTCTTAAACTCTAATTGGTTCTTTTCGATAAGTTACTTCCTAATAAATTTACGTTGTGTATACCATCATCTATTAATAGCATAGAACCCTCCAAGATTAATGAGGACGATGCTAGCTGCAAAGAGAACATGTAAGACTAGGATAGCTTTACCGTTAATAGAGTTTTAACTTTTTATGTAactaaatagttttttttttaaaaagagcaAAATTTTCATTTCACTCACGAGTTGATCTCCCCTTGAATGCTTTGTGTTACAAAATTtacaatttaaatttaaattttacatAAAAAGGTTGCCAAAGAAGCCTTGTCTACCAAAAATCATGTTTTAACTCCCACTAGTGTTATGTCTGAAATTTTCTTTAGTTTGAGTTACTTTCTTCCTTTACATGTAGTCGTAACATATGGAGTATATATCGGTTGATGTATCCATTCACCGGAAGAAAATCAAACCAAgaggaaaaagggcaatcagTAGAAAGATAAGTCGTCTAAAGCACGCATGGTATGTAAGTACAATTATACTAAAGATTCACTTGAACATGAAAGTTTCATGATGGTGTGCTACTTTTGTACATTTGTAAGTGAGCGTAAGTGTAATTTTATTAGCATGTGTTACTTTGTTTGGAAAATTTTTTGGGGTCCTTGGGAGGTTTTGGGTGAGGTTCATCGATTTAGGTTGAAAGGAtaggaagaaaaaagagaaagaaaacgagggggagaaaaaaagaaattaaaaaaataaataaaataagggGCTGGGAAAGGGTATAATTGTTCTATTTGTTTTCCGGTGCAAAACTGTAGCAACAACTCCAGATTTTTCTTTTCGCATGAATTAATCCAATCATGATACGGTTTGAGTTTTTCACCAATATGTGCTTTCATTAAGAAGATAGGAaaataaaggagaaaaaaaattaCAAGTATCAAAACCTAAATAGATACATCGTTTTGTCCTTACAGCAAAAAATACAATGCATGTCAGTGTAATTTTATCCCAAATGCTCCCTTTCGTTAATACGAGACAGCAGATGGCATAAATCACCATTTATCGTGTGTGAAAAAGTGGCAACCACGCAAATGGGGGGTTCTTGATTTCTCCAAGTCATAACTTTCTCCCTGTTGTAGTTGTTTGTTCTCTCTTCGTTTGCCTTAGACTTAATTGTTCCATTTTGTATAGTTCACGGACATTGTTTTTACCCtttttataaagaaaaaagaaatggaGAGAGGGAGGGGATGTGGTGTGCTAGGTGGattttaaaaaagagaaaaatacttttttcggaataaaaaaattcgaaaattgcGTCCGTTAGTGAATGAGGATATTAACGACCCCTTTAGGTCATGGCAGGGGCACAAATGATACCAACTCTTAATGGAGGGTAAATCCGTCCTATTTCTAACAGTCGAGAGACAATTTTGAACCTTTTCAATTAATCTATTCTCAAAATTTGTTGCTATGAACGTGCATTATTATATGTACAAAATCTCATAAACTCAGTCTCCAACAACTTGCTCTTTTTCACTGCACgcttacaacttgtttggatggttgttacatatcttttcataatgtattgtattgtattgtattatattgtattgtacattatcgtttgatgaatacaatgctTGGATGGATTTATCGTTTTTCGTCGTTTTATGATATcacgcaccaacaatatgaagaatagaACTGCAATATTATAAACAAAAATTATGATATGGGATAAAATTATTATACAAAAagatagggtaaatgataaaataaaattatttaaaaataatgaagggtaagatgagagaaaaagacaaggtaacgatgTGACCACACCAAATCAGTCGTTACATAAAGTAACACATTTCGTCGTTTATGTAACGagggatttaacgatacgatacaataaaatttaagtaacaatcaaaataaatattgtatttaaagtaacaatacgatacaatgtAACAGCCCTCTTGTAGTCATCTTTTTTGATAGCTTCACAAAACCCAATCTCAATTATTCTATAAAGAGAAAAGTCATGATTTACCTTCAATCCATTATGAGACAAAATCTTCATATTGAACACGAGGACATTAATTATTTTAGTCAATGAACAATGCAGCGCAAacgctttttaattttaattgatttggTTTTATGGATTTAGCAAATTGACATAACTGGTTTAATATTCtttgtaacaatatatatatatatatatattgttacaaaGAGACTAACGATATTTTGCTAAGggccttcatgcttttaatataatatagatatagataatatTGACTCAAATTAACGCACGCACACCCTACATGTGCTATATTAACTCAAGTTTGGGAAAAGGGGACTTAAAATGGCCCTATTTATgatttatgaagaaaaaaaatgacttATCTACGATATAATCATCCCGTGAAGAAGGTAACTTAAGGGAGATCAAAACTAGTATTTTTGAAAAGAACATAATACCTACCTTTTGTTTTTGTAGATAGGGAACATTTTTCCAATTGGAGCGAGTGTAATGTTCACTCAATCACTTGTCACTAGTGTACAACAAATGTCAACAATCATCAATTACTATACTCATGTTATATACAATGAATGAGCTTTCCCAAGCCTTGATACAGTTTTGCCACATTATGCCTTTGGAAAAGGATTGTTACTTGATAGCTTAAATACAGCAAGAAACTGGAGAGAACACaataagagggtgtttggctatgcttataagctggtcaaactgacTTATAAATACTTTTTGGCTTATTTACGCGTTTGATAAATATCCAAAATACTTATAAgccaagtgcttataagctaaaatcagccataagtcataagttggtcacccccaacttatgactttataagcacttttagtttgaccaagacttttactagtttatccttaataatattttctaattcacaaaatatttttcccaaaataaattttctaactttcttttcATTCCATATTCATTGTTCATATTTTTCTTTACAAagaaactttttaatttataaccttttgtaaagtttttaaggatattttagtcatgttaataaaagaataatttatCAGCACTTTTCTACCAAACACATCAACTGCTTATTATCAGTTTTCGCCTGTCTAtccaaataacaacaacaacaacaacaaccacctagtaaaatctcactaatggggtctggggagggtagtgtgtacgcagaccttacccctaccccgaaggagtagagaggttgtttccgaaagaccctcgactcaaaaaaacaaaacgacaaaagggacaaaaagggagacaatattagtatcacaacaacaatcataggataaataggaacaccatgaaatccagaagaaagatgcaaagtaaagggagacaatattagtaaatattagtatcaccacaacagtcataagaaaaataggaacatcatgaaatctagaagaaagatgtaaagcaaaagcgatagctagtaaataggacctgcactgaaaagcgaaatagtaagccacaacattcccactagttatcttagacaaaaatcctacatggctagtcccaccatgttacgaagtaaggcacgactcaactacctcctaacctacaaccctaatactcgacctccacatcttcctatcaagtgtcatgtcctcggaaatctggagcctcgccatatcctgcctgatcacctctccccaatacttcttaggccgccctctacctcttctcatgccCTATGtaaccagctgctcacacctctgtaccggagcatctgggcttttcctctgaacatgtccgaaccatctaagcctcgcttcccacatgttgtcatcaatgggagccacatgcaccttctcccgaatatcatcattcctaatcttatctatcttagtgtgcccgcacatctactgcaacattctcatttctgctactttcatcttctggatatgtgagttcttaacgggccaacactcagccccatacatcatggccggtctaaccatcgctttataaaacttacctttgagtatcggtggcactctcttgtcacacaggactccagatgctaacctccacttcatccatcctaccccaatacggtgtgtgacatcctcgtcgatctcccctcccccttggataaccgaaccaaggaacttgaagctgcctctactcgggatgacctgcgaatcaagcctcacatccacaccCACTTCCCCTGACTCAGCGCTGAACTTatactccaggtattccgtcttcgttctgctcagcttgaaacccttagactcaagagtctGTCtgcaaacctccagcctctcgttaacaccggctcgcaactcatcaatcagaactatgtcatcggcgaatagcatgcaccatggcacatccccttgaatatggtgtgttaacgcgtccatcaccagggcaaataagaacggactaagcgcagaaccttggtgtaaccccattacaacaggaaaatgctcagagtcacctcctactgtcctaacccgagtcttagccccatcatacatgtccttaatcatcATAATGTAGGGAActgacacaccttttgcctccaggcatctccagagaatttctctaggaaccttgtcatacgctttctctaggtcaataaacaccacatgcagatccttcttcctctctctgtatagttccaccaaccttctaacaaggtgtatagcttctgtagtcgaacgacccggcatgaacccgaactggttgtcggatacagacactgtcatcctcaccctcgcttcaaccaccctctcccacactttcatggtatgactcagtaatttgatacccctataattgttacaactctggatatcacctttgttcttatacaatggaaccaccgtactccacctccactcatccgacATCCTTTtccccttaaaaataatattaaacaacctaatcaaccactccaaacctgctctcctaATACTCCtaaaattccaccggaatctcaTCTGGCCTGGTCGCTCTgtccctactcatcttacgcatagctcccacgacctcctcaacctcgatacgcctgcaATACCCAAAGTCatggtgactctcggaatgctccaattcgcctagcacaatatcccgatccccttcttcattcagaagtttatgaaagtaagtctgccatctcctcttaatctgggcatcttccatcaatactctaccatcttcgtccttgatgtatctcacttggtccaaatctcgAGCCTTCCTttctctcaacttggccagccggaataacttcttctccccacctttccCCCGaattcctcgtacatacgaccataagccgcagtcatagcctctgtgaccgccagcttagcctccttcctagctgcCTTATACCTATCCATGCACactcgcctctcctcctcacctatgctccccactaacttcaggtacgccgccttctttgcttccactttaccttggactacttcattccaccaccagtctcctttgtgcccaccagagacacccgtcgagacccctaacacctttCTCGCAGCCTCCCTAATACAGTCTGCTGTCGTTAACCATATAGTGCTCGCGtcaccactgctcctccaagctcccatagccgacaaccgcccctccaacgcttgggctttatccttagttaaggctccccaccttattctcggtcttcctcgagtagaccttttttctcctctttaacataataccaacgtccattaccaagagcctatgctgcgtcgcgagtatctcacccggaatcaccttgcaatccttgcacaaccctctgtcacacctcctgaggaggagatagtcaatttgggtcttcgccaccgcattttgaaaagtaaccaaatgcctcTCCCTCTTCTGAAAGCTAGAGTTCACAATCATtaacccaaaagccttagcgaagtcgAACAACGatgtacctcctccgttcctctcccTAAAACCAAAGcctccatgcacctcgccataaccacctgcggtcgacccaatatgcccattgaaatcccttcctatgaatagcttctcagCAGGCGGAACCTGATgcacaatctcatctaacccTTCCCAGAAGCGccgtttaacctcctcatctaggcccaCATGCGGCGCATAGGCGCTAACGATGTTTATGGTGCACTCTCTAACCATcaacttaatagtcattaatctatcattcactcgtctaacctcaaccaccgactctctaagttccctatccaccaagatgcccactccattcttacctttctggactcctgagtaccaaagtttatacccgtcCACGTCCCTCGCccctcgaccctacccaccttgtctcctggacacacgctatattgaccctcctcttctgGAGGATCTTCACCAACTCTATAGATTTACCCCtcaatgtacctacgttccatgacccaattctcaacctacagacacccttgttccctttacctcccTTGCCTCCCGCCCCACCCCCTAAACCCTGCCCTACCTCCCGCCCCACCCCCCGTTCCATGACCCAATAAGTAAATGCTTATTTAAAAAATcagtttcaacaaaaaaaaatttagcACTTCGAACTTACCATCAGCTATTTACAATCGGCTAATTCAAAATTTTCGGCAAAAGAATACCTATTGGCTGATATAAATACGAAGCACTAACTATTAACTCTATTTGGCCCTCACATAGACACACTTATTATTATAGGAAGAAAACACAGTAAATGTCACACCCTCACGTGGGCAAACCAGTCCTTGAATAGTGCAAATACTCTTTGTAGACTAGCAATGTCCCTTGGCCACTTCTTCCCTGTCCTTAAATACCCAAGCCGTAAGATCAGAAAGAAAAATGTTTAAGACTTCCTTAAATCAACGGCAAGGGGGGaaggaattaattattcaagatTTTAAACCATTGGAGCGAAGAAATATTGAGTCACTACGACATTGTGACGacaaatttttatatttagatTGTGAATTTAAACTTATAAAGGTTTTTAACCCATGAGGATTTCTGAGATTTGAAATTCCAACAAATTTTTAAGTGGAGTTGTTTCGTGTTTTAGTTTGGAGTATTGTTGTCCAAACCTTTTTGGGATCTATACACAAATAGCCGTccatatttattaaatttttttagccatatacataatttatatattgattatatacaattatatatatatacataacacaTAAATTATGGATATATTATACCTCAAtcggttatttttagtttaagcggtcGGGTGGacgactatttaggttaattcttcaacatttttcgCGTCAAAAGAATGGGTAAATGTGTAATAGTTATTGAAATAGTGGCTAAAGCTTGATTAGCGGCCCAAAATTGACTATTTATTGAAGAATTAGCCCAAATAGCCGTCTACCCTATGACTTAATTTAAAAATAGCTGGTGAATGTATAATAAATGCATATTTTATCTATTAAATGTGTATAATTGTCTATAATCAacgtataatttatgtatatggctagaaaaactaaacaattaatatggccgactatttgtgtaaagatctcttatttattttaacgtgaagaattaatccaaatagccgtccatattttctattaaattaaaaatagcagtcgaatgtataatatatataaaatttatgtacaatatatgtataactgtgtataattaatttataatctatgtataccggcCAGATAaagtaaatattaaatttagCCGGCTATTTGTATAACAATTCCTTTTAAGTTGATGGCCCAAGAAACAAGTTTAGGCCAACCCAATCAGGCCCAATGATGACGGGGTCACCTAACTGTGTAACACAAACTGTTGTGACAAAGCTGTTGTCCCATTAGCAACACGTTACACCATATTTTCGAGCTCGTCAGCCATGGCTTCGAAACTCGTTCGTAACCGACTGAGAACCCTATGCAGAATCTCTCAACTCAGCAATGCTCGTTTCAATAATAAACTCAGAGACCCCAATTCCAACTTCCCTTCGTTACATAATCAAGTAAAATGGCGATCTTATTCGGAAGTTTCTCAGCCAACTCCTATAAATCCTCCACCACCTCCATCCCCTAATCCCTCCACCACCTCTACAAGTTCTCTCAATGAATTTGAACTTGCTAAATTCTCCGCCATTTCCGAGACCTGGTATCATATAAAGTTTCgcaattttttcttctaattGAGTCATAGTTGTTTTTGGTACTGAATTTGAGTTTAAAATCAGGTGGGATGCAGAAGGACCGTTTAAACCATTACATATGATGAACCCTACAAGACTTGCTTTCATTAGGTCCTCTCTTTGTCGCCATTTCAGGTAATTATTATAGTATATTAGCAGCCTTCTTTTCatgcttattttaaaaaaatcatgCTGGGCTGTTTTTAGAGTTCGTTAGTACATTGACCTCCCTTATTTGCAATTTGTGTGTAACAAGCCCCTGCCTTTTTAGATAGGGTAATCAGCCAATTGGTTCCTATTTTCCGTTACACTTTCTAGAAAAAGTTACTACAAAATTTGCACTTAAAATTAAAAAACAGAAAATCAAATTATCCCTACCTTTGGCTCTACTCGAAAACTCTCAGAAGTGCATGTCTTTATAAAGAAGCTATTTGTATTTATTGTATCAACGTCCTAACAATGTGTTGGTGAAAATACAAGGAATTACAGTTGAAAAAATAagatgaagaaaaataaataaacattcTTCCCGCTTAGGCACGGATATCTCGCTCTTTTTAAGGAGATTCAAGCCCATTGCGATAGAATCTCACCGGCCCCGCAGTAAACACTCTTGACTTGTCCCTTCCAGGACACAACTGCCCGACAATGTCGTATGACTCGAACAAATTCTGGACAAGTTATTGAGTCCAAAGCTCCACAAAAAATGAACACCTTCCTTAACGAAATAATATTCTCTATTGTAGAGAATAAGTTGGAAACTTAGTTTTCTTCTTCTCTCAACTATCTTTTTCACTACACTAACCTCACTTTTTCATGTACACTACAACACTTTTCCGATATCCAAACACAAGAAAGAAACATCATTATTTATAGGTGTAGAATTTCTTCCATAAAATAAATAACAAGGTAATGTGGTAATAAAATTTTAGAACATGGGTTGGTGGTTACAAATTTAAGTTTTAGTGGGTAATTAGTAGTAGATCATGGTGTTAGTGGTTATATGAGTTATACCAAAGATAATGACCACTTTCTTGCCAATTTATAGCCACTAACATCACAAAAAGAAATGcactttaatattataattttaatattaaaatgcaCATAACACCAACACAATGTGTGGCTCAAACCGAGTGAATTACTCTGATTCAAGATGGTGCATTCTTATTCATGCAGTGTATTTTGTACATCTTGACACTGCTCTACATGCACTTTTTACTCTTGTTGTATCCCTGGAAGCTAAACCTTTTTTCGTTGTATCAGGAAGGATCCAAATTGCACTAGACCTTTTGAAGGATTAAAGTTTGTCGATGTTGGCTGTGGAGGGGGAATTTTAACTGAGGTATGCATTCTTCAAGCTTAGTACTTGATTGAGTTCACTTGTACATTTGCATGACAAATTACTTTTCTCCTGTGAATATAGTTATTTGCCTATTTGAAACGTATGGCTTGGCAATGGCGcccagtgtgtgtgtgtgtgtgtgtgtaaccATGCTGCAAGATATATACACACATCTCATTTTCCCTCTTAATTCAGCCTTTGGCTCGAATGGGAGCTACTGTCATGGGAGTTGACGCTGTGGACAAAAATATTAAGATTGCTCGCCTTCATGCGGTATGTTTTACTCTTAGATGTTCCCGTTGTGCACTATTAAACTGCTGTTTTAAGTCTTGTCTGGTTAATGTATAGTTTCTGAAGATCTTTCGCGCATGAAATATTTTACTGTAGTCATCGTTACGACCTTACCTTGAGGGACAATTGCAATTTTGCTCCCATCAAAATTATAGTTCTTTTGATGGTCAAAGAGATTGGGAAGAAAGGGGTACTAGGATTTTAACGTTTAGAAAAGTTTTGAGCTTATCACTAGAATGCTTACTGTGAATCAGAAGTACCCAATGTTGACAGAAAATGCAAGAACAGTTCCAATATAGAACATTTGCTTATCTGAAGTTCCTTCTGTCTAGGTTTTGAATCCTACTTAAAGGTCCACTAGAGATGAAGCAATGAAACTGTTAAAGAAACGAGATCTTTCTTCTTCCCTTCTAGGTGATCTGAGAATAAAGAAATGGTTAAATCTGAGGCATTATTGGGGGAGATGGAGCAATAAACTGGTGTTCATTCAGACCAGTGGTTCATGCTGCTGGCGTAGAAATAGTGTCATAAGTTTGACCAGCAGATAAAGTAGACACATTACAAAGTCCAGGGTTTTAGTAAATTTGGCACAAGACACTCTGATTAAGATGTATAGATTTTGCCATATTTTAACCAAAATGTGCAAAGT
Proteins encoded in this window:
- the LOC107822696 gene encoding ubiquinone biosynthesis O-methyltransferase, mitochondrial-like, whose product is MASKLVRNRLRTLCRISQLSNARFNNKLRDPNSNFPSLHNQVKWRSYSEVSQPTPINPPPPPSPNPSTTSTSSLNEFELAKFSAISETWWDAEGPFKPLHMMNPTRLAFIRSSLCRHFRKDPNCTRPFEGLKFVDVGCGGGILTEPLARMGATVMGVDAVDKNIKIARLHADLDPKASSIEYRCTTAENLVEEQRQFDAVISLEVIEHVADPAGFCKSLSALTIPGGATVISTINRSMRAYATTIVAAEYLLQWLPKGTHQWSSFVTPEELVLILQRASITVQEMAGFVYNPLTGRWFLSDDISVNYIALGTKPANSDETLD